TGCTTCTTCTTCGTACGCGTACGGTTCGGGCTGAACGGGCGGAGTTACGGGTGCCGGAGCCACCAGGGTCCGCTTCGGAGCGGGGGCCGAACGGACGCCCGAACGGCTGGCCTGCAACTGCTCCACATTGGCCTGCCCCAGTAAGAGCCGCAGCTCATTGCCGTCGCTCAGGCGCTGGGCCGGGTCTTTGGTCAGCATCCAGTTGATGAGCGTTTCGAGGCTGGGCGGAAGATAGGGTTCTGACGTGATTAAAGCGGGCGGATCGGTGCGCAGCACCTGGGTCATAAACGACGCGATGCCCGCACTGTCGGTCATGGCAAACGGCACCCGGCCCGCCAGACACTCGTAGAGCACCACCCCCAGCGAGTAATAATCCGTGGCCACATCGACGCCCCGGGGATTATCAAACTGCTCCGGTGACGCGTACTCGTAGGTCATCAGCGACTGGCCCGTCATGGTCTGGGTCTGTTCGCGCAGCCGGGCTACGCCAAAATCTGTCAGCAGAAAGTGGTATTCGCCACTCGGCAGAAGCCGGTACAGAATGTTTTCGGGCTTGATGTCGCGGTGAATAATGCCCTGCGGGTGAATGGCCTTAAAGGCTTCGGCCATCTGCAATCCCAGCCGGATTGTGCCCGGAACGTCCAGATGCCCTTTTTCTTTCAGGAGCGTCCGCAGACTGCCTCCTTCCACCCACTCCATCACGATGAAGGGCATGGCCAGATCCAGCGCTACTTCCCGAACACTGACAACGTTCGGGTGCCGGATGTTGGTCATTAATTCGGATTCGAGCCGAAACCGCCGGAGCGTTTCAGCATCGGTATTGAGCGCAAAATGTTTGATGGCTACGAGTTCACCCGATGCCAGGTGCCGGGCCTTCAGGACGCGCGCGTTGGAGCGGCCTATTTCGCCGATAATTTCGTAGCCTGGAAAGTGAGTGTTAACGCTGACGGTTGGCATTGCCAAATTAGTTTATCGAGTCGATCGGTACCAAATTCATCGATGAATCCAGCTCCTTGGGCAAATCGTATTTCAGGATTTTGCAGGTGACCCGGGTTCCCCGGTCGCTGGACGGTGCTTTCTGAATGCGCGATGAATTGGGTTTGACGTTGTTGAAAAAAATCTTTTGCGTTGTATAAAGTCCGCCATTGTCCTTATAATAGCTAATCTGGACGGCAATGGACGGAAAGGTAATGTCGCTGGGATTATCGAGTTGCACGCGCACGTTGCGGATGCCGCCGAGCAGGCCCACGCTGTAATCGATAACCTCGGCATTCAACGATCGGGCAGCAGCCTGGGCCTGAGTCCGGACCTGCTCCCGCCGTTTGGCTTCGGCCTCCAGCCGTTGCTGCATGGTGTCCACTTCCGGCACAACCGGCGTATCTGTATCGGCATCCGATTCCGTGGCCTCCGCCGTTTCGGTTGGGGCCGCGGTGGAGTCGGCGGTTGGGCGGGCGGTTTGGGTCGGCTGGGTTCCCGGTTCTGCACCCGGCTTGGTAAACGCGTAATACAGACCGGCTCCGGCCAGCAGTACCACCAGGGCCAGTACCGCCCACTTCCAGCCACCTCCGGACGAGCTCCTGGGCGGCAGGGGAGCGGGTGCCGGTGTTTCAGCGCGAACCTCGGGCGGCAACGGGGCCGTCACGTTTGGTTTGGGCGCTTCCACGTCCACGACGGGTACGTTGGGTGTGGGTACCGTGGTTCGGGGCGCAAACCCCGTCCGACTCACCTGCAGGTAATTCAGTTCGGCCTGCTTCAACTGCCACGTCAGCTCATCCGGATCGCTCAGACGCTCACTCGCCTTTTTTTGCAGCAGGTTCTGGAGCAGTTCGGTAAACGGAACCAGCGTCGGGTCCTGGTTAGAAATCGTCAGGGCGGGGGGCGCATCGTTCAGCACCTTGTTCATAAACGTCACAATGCCCGAGTGATCGGACAGGGCAAACGGAACGCTCCCGTGCAGGCACTCGTAGAGTACCACCCCCAGCGAATAGTAATCCGTGGCGGTATTCACCGCTTTGGGATCGTTGAATTGCTCGGGCGACGCGTATTCGTAGGTCATCAGCGACTGGCCCGTCAGCGTACTCGACTGTTCGTGCAGCCGCGCCACGCCAAAGTCCGTCAGCAGAAAGTGCAGCTCTCCGCTGGCCAGCGGTCGGAACAGGATGTTTTCGGGCTTGATGTCGCGGTGAACAATGCCCTGCGGGTGAATGGCCTTGAAGGCTTCGGACATTTGCAGCCCCAGCCGAATGACGGTCGGTATGCTCAGCCGGTGCTGGCCCGTAATGAGACTTTTCAGGCTCCCTCCCTCAATCAGCTCCATGACGATGTACGGCAGTTCGGCCTCCAGTTGCACTTCCCGAACTTTTACAATGTTGGGGTGGGCAATGCTGGTCATAATGGCCGATTCCCGCTGAAACCGCCGGAGCGTTTCAGCGTCGGTGTTGAGCGCAAAATGTTTGATGGCCACCAGATCGCCCGTAGCCAGGTGACGCGCCTTGAGAATGCGGGCGTTACTGCGCCCTAATTCACTGAGCACTTCATAGCCGGGGAAACGTGTATCAAATCGAACGGTAGCCATTAACGACGAGGGGGTTGGGGAGATTCCAGTAAATTTTGAACGGAAACACCCAGCACGGCATTGCGGAACGTATCCTGCCGAACAGCCGCACTAACGGGTGTTTCCACATTACGAAAGTACACATTTGAAAGTTGTATCCGGGCCTCCTGCGTGGTCTCAATGCCTTTTTTAAAACCAGTAATCACCATATTTTGCAATTGCACGGGTCCCGACCGGGTGATTTGCAGGGCCACCGGCGCCCGGCTCGTGTCGGCGGGCATCAATACCGTGAGCGGATTCCCCCCCACGATTCGCTGCAACGAATCCGTCAGCACCAGCGGTCCGGTGAGCCGAAACGTATCGGCCGGAAGCGTCAACAGATGGTCGGGGGTCCGGTAAGCCTGCTGCAGTAACGAATCCAGCCGGGAATCCGACGCGGTGGCCAGGGTATCGGGCTGGGAACTGACGGTATTCACACTATCCATGGCGGCTTCCTGATGAACGCTGGACGGCTGGTCCTGGTACCACCAGATTCCGGCGACGGCCCCCGCCAGGAGCAGAAACAGCAAAATCCACAAGCCGGACGACCCTCGCTTAGCCGGTTTAGGGTCCGCCGTAACGGTTTTATCCGCGACCACGACGGGCGGCACTGGTTGCGTAACGGTTTTGTCGGCAACCGCAGTAGCCGGGTTGGCGGACGTGCCATTCTGGGCCAGAACCACCGTAATGTTATCCTTACCGCCCTGCTGATTGGCAACCCGAATCAATTCCGCAGCTTGCGCTTCGAGCGACAGTTTACGGCCCAGCACCGCCCGGATTTGAGCCTGCGTAATCATATCCGTCAAGCCGTCGCTGCACAGCAGCAGTACGTCGCCCGGCTCGAAGTCCGTTTCACCCGACTCCAGAAAATCCGGATCATCAACCCGGTGCGCCAGCGACCCCACGTCGCGCAAAATCTCGTTCCGGCGCGGGTGCTGCATGGCTTCGGCTTCGGTCAGTTCGTTGGCATCCTCCCGAATCCCGACCAGCGAATGATCACGGGTTAATTTTTCGAGTGTACCCCCACGAAACCGGTACATCCGGGTGTCGCCCACGTGTACGTAATACACTTTCCGCAACCGGCTGTCGGCCACGGCGGTTGTCAGAACGCAGGCCATCTGGGCCAGCGGGGGCGTCTGCTGCCGCTCCTGGTGGATCTGGTTGTTGGCAAACACCACGGCTTCGCGCAGCATGGAAAGCGGGTCGCCGTTGGGGGTAGCCATGTATTTTTCAATAGACTCCTTGGCGATGGCCGCGGCCCGGTCGCCCCCGGCATAACCGCCCACCCCGTCAATGGCGGCCAGCAAAACGCTGTCGTCCGACCAGATCGGGGTGCAGATAAAGGTATCCTGATTATCCTGTCGGCGCTGGCCAACATCGGTTTTTCCGGCGATTACTAACAGACTCATTGTAGCGTAGAAACGGGTTTAACACATTGAATTGCCTAAAAAAGCAACTCGCAGAAACGATTGTTGTTTCCTTACCGGGGCAAATCCTGAAAATGGCGGATCACCAGAAAGGCCACAAACAGCAGCAGCAGAAAAACAAGCAGAGCGTCGATCATGGAATTATAGACGGCTTTGAAAGTGTAACGTAACCATGCTGTTCAGCAGGATCTGGGCCTTGTCCGGGAGCGTATACCACTGCGGATTGGCGGGTTCACTGCGGGGAATGAGCAGCTCATTGACCCGGGTTTCGTTGCGGCTGAACGAGGCAATCTGAAAAGTCTGCTGCGCGTCATTGAAGCGAATCCGGGCGTGCGGATTGGACACGTAAGCCGATTCGACGAGCAAATAATTCGGAAAATGCTGGTTGTCGATTTCCTTGCGGGCCACCACAATTTCCCGGTCGCGCATCTGGTAAACCGCTTCCTTGTTTAGTTCGGCAATGTAGTAGTCAATCTGGGCCAGCCCGGTATTGGCGTTCAAGTTCCGGGGTATCTCCGGCGCCACAGGATTGGCAGCCTGGGCCGCGGGCGCGGATTTGGGTGCGGTGGCCTGGGTTTCAAACGCAAACTTAACCACAAAAGCGCCCGGTTCGCGGAAATCGATGTGCTGAAACGTATGCGGATCAACGTCCATTTTTTCGTACCGGTTGGTTTGTTTTACCCGGCGCGTCACCCGCACGCTGTCCGGCGACTGAACGGGATTGTTGCCCGGCAGAATCCCCGTCAGTGCCCCCACCACCTTCACATCTTCCGGGTTGACGGTTTCTCCGCCAAACTCCCGACCTCCGCCAAACTTGAAATACCAGCTTGAAGCCACCGGCGCAATCTGCTTGAACTGTTCTTTCTGCGCCTTGATGATGGTGTGGAAGTTGTTTACGGCTTCATTGACAATCACCGGAAAAGCGTTTTCGCGCTCCTCGTAGACATCCGGGTGCAGGATAATCAGGAAGTGCGCGTTGAACAGCATACTTGACCCTACCGACTCGCGGGGAATCGATTCCTCAAACGACGCCACCAGTTCGTTTAGAATCTGCGTGTTGGTCGCCCGGGTGTCGACCGGGGTTTGGGGCCGACTCGGGGGCACCAAGAAATTACTTAATTTACCTAACCAGCCGGTGGGTTGATCTGCCATGTGTATCAGAATGGGGTGATTCCTGCCTTTTTAACGAAAATTCTAAAGTTTTTCTTTTGACCCGGGCAAAGATGTTACTTGCTGGCTGCTTTCGGAACCAGAAGCTTAGTGCGGGCGGGTATCAAACCGCCTGGTCGTTTTCACCAGAAACAAACCCCAAAAGTAATCGTTCTTGGCAACTCAGCCTCCGGTATTATGTTCAACGGCCTTATTTGCCCCGTAAAAAGGAAAAACCCCGCCCCAGCCGTTTAGTGCACGATGGAACAGTGGTCGATAAAAACCGTCAGCATCCGCAGCATGTCGGACTTAAATTTTGCAAACCGAAATTTCTTCAGGTAAGACGCCTGCCGACGCTCCAGTTCGGCGGGCGGAATGGTCCAGAAGTAGGTGTCGTAGCAGTAATCAAAGAACAGCCGGATTTGCGGCTTCCGGTGAAGTCCAACCAGAAAATCGTCGTCCAGCGAATAGGCGTAATCCCCGTACAGGTTGATAAAATCGATCAGTTCCTTCGTCAGACTTGGGCTGTTTAGAATTTGTTCCTGCCGCAGTTCGCTTCGTAAAATAGAACCCATGTAGTCCAGATCATGAGCGGCATCGGGCGTAAAATCCGTGAGCGATTGAATCCAGGCCGTC
This Larkinella insperata DNA region includes the following protein-coding sequences:
- a CDS encoding serine/threonine-protein kinase, whose translation is MPTVSVNTHFPGYEIIGEIGRSNARVLKARHLASGELVAIKHFALNTDAETLRRFRLESELMTNIRHPNVVSVREVALDLAMPFIVMEWVEGGSLRTLLKEKGHLDVPGTIRLGLQMAEAFKAIHPQGIIHRDIKPENILYRLLPSGEYHFLLTDFGVARLREQTQTMTGQSLMTYEYASPEQFDNPRGVDVATDYYSLGVVLYECLAGRVPFAMTDSAGIASFMTQVLRTDPPALITSEPYLPPSLETLINWMLTKDPAQRLSDGNELRLLLGQANVEQLQASRSGVRSAPAPKRTLVAPAPVTPPVQPEPYAYEEEAKPGVNWSWVALGAAVVIALIGVYFFYRSQQATTGSGMAADSTGMVADSLNSGLMPVDSASEYQEDVTTEEPAVDSTAADTSRAVPADTVKRTTAPTPPPTTAPDSTQTVTDTTRTTN
- a CDS encoding serine/threonine protein kinase, whose amino-acid sequence is MATVRFDTRFPGYEVLSELGRSNARILKARHLATGDLVAIKHFALNTDAETLRRFQRESAIMTSIAHPNIVKVREVQLEAELPYIVMELIEGGSLKSLITGQHRLSIPTVIRLGLQMSEAFKAIHPQGIVHRDIKPENILFRPLASGELHFLLTDFGVARLHEQSSTLTGQSLMTYEYASPEQFNDPKAVNTATDYYSLGVVLYECLHGSVPFALSDHSGIVTFMNKVLNDAPPALTISNQDPTLVPFTELLQNLLQKKASERLSDPDELTWQLKQAELNYLQVSRTGFAPRTTVPTPNVPVVDVEAPKPNVTAPLPPEVRAETPAPAPLPPRSSSGGGWKWAVLALVVLLAGAGLYYAFTKPGAEPGTQPTQTARPTADSTAAPTETAEATESDADTDTPVVPEVDTMQQRLEAEAKRREQVRTQAQAAARSLNAEVIDYSVGLLGGIRNVRVQLDNPSDITFPSIAVQISYYKDNGGLYTTQKIFFNNVKPNSSRIQKAPSSDRGTRVTCKILKYDLPKELDSSMNLVPIDSIN
- a CDS encoding PP2C family protein-serine/threonine phosphatase, producing MSLLVIAGKTDVGQRRQDNQDTFICTPIWSDDSVLLAAIDGVGGYAGGDRAAAIAKESIEKYMATPNGDPLSMLREAVVFANNQIHQERQQTPPLAQMACVLTTAVADSRLRKVYYVHVGDTRMYRFRGGTLEKLTRDHSLVGIREDANELTEAEAMQHPRRNEILRDVGSLAHRVDDPDFLESGETDFEPGDVLLLCSDGLTDMITQAQIRAVLGRKLSLEAQAAELIRVANQQGGKDNITVVLAQNGTSANPATAVADKTVTQPVPPVVVADKTVTADPKPAKRGSSGLWILLFLLLAGAVAGIWWYQDQPSSVHQEAAMDSVNTVSSQPDTLATASDSRLDSLLQQAYRTPDHLLTLPADTFRLTGPLVLTDSLQRIVGGNPLTVLMPADTSRAPVALQITRSGPVQLQNMVITGFKKGIETTQEARIQLSNVYFRNVETPVSAAVRQDTFRNAVLGVSVQNLLESPQPPRR
- a CDS encoding FHA domain-containing protein — its product is MADQPTGWLGKLSNFLVPPSRPQTPVDTRATNTQILNELVASFEESIPRESVGSSMLFNAHFLIILHPDVYEERENAFPVIVNEAVNNFHTIIKAQKEQFKQIAPVASSWYFKFGGGREFGGETVNPEDVKVVGALTGILPGNNPVQSPDSVRVTRRVKQTNRYEKMDVDPHTFQHIDFREPGAFVVKFAFETQATAPKSAPAAQAANPVAPEIPRNLNANTGLAQIDYYIAELNKEAVYQMRDREIVVARKEIDNQHFPNYLLVESAYVSNPHARIRFNDAQQTFQIASFSRNETRVNELLIPRSEPANPQWYTLPDKAQILLNSMVTLHFQSRL